One window of Candidatus Binatus sp. genomic DNA carries:
- a CDS encoding ABC transporter permease — translation MANGAATLEAAHAATDSRRAAIRAAGTGFSLVRMFAVMRKELRSYFAFPLVYVLSGIFLVLAGYYAYTDLVYFVTIAFARDIMQNYWQLLFADIRLCLLLTLPFITMRLFAEERKLGTVELLYTYPLRDGEVLGGKFLASVAIFFMMLALTVLYPVFLYSIHRFPLFPLFAGYLGLFLLGCAFIACGLFISSLCESQVMAGVGTITMLLFFWIINWNEAVFQNSWMSVMRAFSLFDQFGGFAKGVIDLDHVTYFVFFIVFFLFLTLRSMEARKWTGRR, via the coding sequence ATGGCTAACGGTGCGGCGACACTCGAAGCGGCGCATGCCGCGACCGATTCGCGTCGCGCGGCGATTCGCGCGGCGGGTACGGGCTTTTCGCTAGTCCGGATGTTCGCGGTGATGCGCAAGGAATTGCGCTCCTATTTCGCCTTTCCGCTGGTGTACGTTTTGTCGGGCATCTTCCTGGTGCTGGCCGGCTACTATGCCTACACCGACCTGGTTTACTTCGTGACGATCGCATTCGCGCGCGACATCATGCAGAACTACTGGCAGTTGCTGTTCGCGGATATCCGGCTCTGCCTGCTGCTGACCTTGCCGTTCATCACGATGCGTTTATTTGCGGAGGAACGTAAATTAGGCACGGTCGAATTGCTCTACACCTATCCGCTGCGCGACGGCGAAGTGCTGGGCGGCAAGTTCCTCGCGTCGGTCGCGATCTTCTTCATGATGCTCGCGCTGACAGTGCTCTACCCGGTCTTCCTTTATAGCATCCATCGGTTCCCGCTGTTCCCGCTGTTCGCCGGATATCTCGGGTTGTTTTTGCTCGGATGCGCGTTTATCGCGTGCGGTCTCTTCATCTCGTCACTGTGCGAGAGCCAGGTGATGGCGGGCGTCGGGACGATCACGATGCTGCTGTTTTTCTGGATCATCAACTGGAACGAGGCGGTGTTTCAGAACTCGTGGATGAGCGTGATGCGCGCGTTCTCGCTGTTCGATCAATTCGGCGGATTCGCCAAGGGCGTGATCGATCTGGATCACGTGACGTACTTCGTTTTCTTCATCGTGTTCTTCCTGTTCCTGACGCTGCGCTCGATGGAGGCACGCAAGTGGACCGGCCGGC